The following are encoded in a window of Streptomyces sp. 11x1 genomic DNA:
- a CDS encoding sn-glycerol-3-phosphate ABC transporter ATP-binding protein UgpC, whose protein sequence is MATVVFEKATRRFPGMDHPAVDAFDLEIADGEFMVLVGPSGCGKSTALRMLAGLEDVDSGAIRIGDRDVTHLPPKDRDIAMVFQNYALYPHMTTADNMGFALKIAKKHKDDIRRRVTEAAGVLGLGDYLDRKPKSLSGGQRQRVAMGRAIVREPQVFLMDEPLSNLDAKLRVQTRTQIASLQRRLGTTTVYVTHDQVEALTMGDRVAVMKAGVLQQVGTPKEVFQRPANAFVGGFIGSPAMNLFRLPLTTDGTELGGLIVPVPRTAREPDATEILLGVRPEQFEILSSEDLETPALDLVVDAVEDTGAVAYVHATAKAGPEAVPVVVRLPGRPVHGKGEQLRVTVRPEAVQLFSARTELRLPADGS, encoded by the coding sequence ATGGCGACCGTCGTCTTCGAGAAGGCCACACGGAGATTCCCGGGGATGGACCACCCGGCCGTCGACGCGTTTGATCTGGAGATCGCCGACGGCGAGTTCATGGTGCTGGTGGGGCCCTCCGGCTGCGGGAAGTCCACAGCGTTGCGCATGCTCGCCGGGCTGGAGGACGTCGACTCCGGTGCCATCCGCATCGGCGACCGGGACGTGACCCACCTGCCGCCCAAGGACCGCGACATCGCGATGGTGTTCCAGAACTACGCTCTCTACCCGCACATGACGACGGCTGACAACATGGGCTTCGCTCTGAAGATCGCCAAGAAGCACAAGGACGACATCCGTCGCCGTGTCACGGAGGCTGCCGGTGTCCTCGGCCTCGGCGACTACCTGGACCGCAAGCCCAAGTCGCTCTCCGGCGGCCAGCGCCAGAGGGTTGCGATGGGGCGGGCCATCGTCCGCGAGCCACAGGTGTTCCTCATGGACGAGCCGCTGTCCAACCTGGACGCCAAGCTGCGCGTACAGACCCGGACGCAGATCGCCTCGCTGCAACGGCGACTCGGCACGACGACGGTGTACGTCACTCACGACCAGGTGGAGGCCCTGACCATGGGCGACCGCGTGGCGGTGATGAAGGCCGGCGTGCTGCAGCAGGTGGGGACGCCGAAGGAGGTCTTCCAGCGCCCCGCCAACGCCTTCGTGGGCGGTTTCATCGGCTCGCCCGCGATGAACCTCTTCCGCCTCCCCCTCACCACGGACGGTACCGAGCTGGGCGGCCTGATCGTGCCCGTGCCGCGGACCGCCCGCGAGCCGGACGCCACGGAGATCCTGCTGGGTGTACGGCCCGAGCAGTTCGAGATCCTTTCGTCCGAGGACCTGGAGACTCCGGCACTGGATCTCGTGGTCGACGCGGTCGAGGACACCGGTGCCGTCGCCTACGTCCACGCGACCGCCAAGGCCGGGCCGGAAGCCGTCCCCGTAGTGGTCCGTCTCCCCGGGCGGCCGGTTCACGGCAAGGGGGAGCAGCTGCGCGTCACCGTTCGTCCGGAGGCCGTCCAGCTCTTCTCGGCCCGGACAGAGCTGCGGCTGCCGGCCGACGGGAGCTGA
- a CDS encoding SDR family oxidoreductase gives MTSVELPELSGKVALITGASRGIGYGIAEALVARGDRVCITGRNEDALKEAVEQLGADRVIGVAGKAHDEAHQALAVERTMEAFGRVDYLVNNAGTNPVFGPIADLDLNVARKVFETNVVSALGFAQRTWHAWQKDNGGAIVNIASVAGVSASPFIGAYGISKAAMINLTVQLAHEYAPKVRANAIAPAVVKTKFAQALYEGREAEAAASYPLGRLGVPSDIGGAAAFLTSDQSDWITGQTLVVDGGIFLNAGVG, from the coding sequence ATGACTTCGGTGGAACTCCCCGAGCTTTCGGGCAAGGTCGCGCTCATCACCGGCGCCAGCCGCGGCATCGGCTACGGCATCGCCGAGGCCCTCGTCGCACGCGGCGACCGGGTCTGCATCACCGGCCGCAACGAGGACGCGCTCAAGGAGGCCGTCGAGCAGCTCGGCGCCGACCGCGTCATCGGCGTCGCCGGCAAGGCCCACGACGAGGCCCACCAGGCCCTCGCCGTGGAACGCACGATGGAGGCCTTCGGCCGCGTCGACTACCTGGTCAACAACGCCGGTACGAACCCGGTGTTCGGCCCGATCGCCGACCTCGACCTGAACGTGGCCCGCAAGGTGTTCGAGACCAATGTCGTCTCCGCGCTCGGCTTCGCCCAGCGGACCTGGCACGCCTGGCAGAAGGACAATGGCGGCGCGATCGTGAACATCGCCTCCGTCGCCGGTGTCTCCGCGTCGCCGTTCATCGGCGCGTACGGCATCAGCAAGGCCGCCATGATCAACCTGACCGTCCAGCTGGCGCACGAGTACGCACCCAAGGTCCGGGCCAACGCGATCGCGCCCGCCGTGGTGAAGACCAAGTTCGCCCAGGCCCTCTACGAGGGCCGGGAGGCCGAGGCGGCCGCGTCCTACCCGCTCGGACGGCTCGGCGTGCCCTCCGACATCGGGGGCGCCGCGGCCTTCCTCACCTCCGACCAGTCCGACTGGATCACCGGACAGACCCTCGTGGTCGACGGCGGCATCTTCCTCAACGCCGGGGTGGGCTGA
- a CDS encoding GerMN domain-containing protein, with translation MNTEVPTRCTHHRLSRPIVLATAVVLVSSLATACGSDAGSPGTSAGSDRPSTPTAGGTTGGTTGNESATPGQGASTTPTTSGRPTEPDTPAPPVSSGGASKVRTSVYFLHGEKVSPAPRTVTAPTTAAGALRALLAGPNRYERRHGRTTAIPSGTTLRSVVVRHHVATIDLSGRYDDGGGSLSMQARLAQVVFTATRFPSIHKVQFELDGKPVTSFGGEGIVLNEPVTRADFEDLAPLVLVESPLIGDSIRTPVRVWGSANTFEATLKLKITDVTGRTAADVYVTATSGTGTRGTFDVTIPYKAARSGVGTLTAYWESPEDGRAVIEDTVPLTVRR, from the coding sequence ATGAACACCGAAGTTCCCACCAGGTGCACGCACCACCGGCTGAGCCGGCCGATCGTGCTGGCCACGGCTGTCGTACTGGTCTCGTCCCTGGCGACGGCATGCGGCAGCGACGCCGGCTCCCCGGGCACGTCCGCCGGAAGTGACCGGCCGAGCACACCGACCGCCGGAGGCACCACCGGAGGGACGACCGGGAACGAGAGCGCCACCCCCGGTCAGGGCGCGTCCACCACGCCCACCACCTCCGGCAGGCCGACCGAGCCCGACACACCGGCGCCTCCGGTGTCGTCCGGCGGCGCGTCCAAAGTGCGTACGTCGGTGTACTTCCTGCACGGGGAGAAGGTCTCGCCCGCCCCGCGCACCGTGACCGCGCCCACCACCGCGGCCGGAGCCCTGCGCGCCCTGCTGGCGGGCCCCAACCGGTACGAACGCCGCCACGGCCGTACCACGGCCATTCCCTCGGGAACGACGCTCCGCTCGGTCGTGGTCCGCCACCACGTGGCGACGATCGACCTGTCCGGACGGTACGACGACGGTGGCGGAAGCCTGTCGATGCAGGCCCGGCTCGCACAGGTCGTCTTCACCGCGACCCGCTTCCCGTCCATCCACAAGGTTCAGTTCGAGCTGGACGGCAAGCCGGTGACGTCCTTCGGCGGTGAGGGCATCGTCCTCAACGAGCCCGTGACCCGCGCCGACTTCGAGGATCTGGCACCACTCGTCCTCGTGGAGTCGCCGCTGATCGGCGACAGCATCCGCACCCCGGTACGGGTCTGGGGCAGCGCCAACACGTTCGAGGCGACGCTCAAACTGAAGATCACCGACGTCACCGGGCGCACCGCGGCCGACGTCTACGTCACAGCCACCTCCGGTACCGGGACCCGCGGCACGTTCGACGTGACGATCCCCTACAAGGCGGCCCGCTCGGGCGTCGGCACGCTCACGGCGTACTGGGAGTCACCGGAGGACGGCCGGGCGGTGATCGAGGACACGGTGCCACTGACCGTCCGCCGGTGA
- a CDS encoding Gfo/Idh/MocA family oxidoreductase — protein MKVGCVGLGDIARKAYLPVLGTQPGLELHLQTRTPATLTRVADSLHLPPGRRHTDLDSLLAQDLDAAFVHAPTQVHPEIVERLLRAGVPTYVDKPLAYELADSERLVRLAEERGVGLAVGFNRRFAPGYTQCADHPRELILMQKNRIGLPEVPRTMVLDDFIHVVDTLRFLVPGEIEDVTVRARTEDGLLHHVVLQLSGAGFTALGVMNRLSGSAEEILEVSGQDTKRQVVNLAEVIDHKGQPSLRRRGDWVPVARQRGIEQAVLAFLDAVRAGRVLSARDALATHELCERVVRAVEDRSAA, from the coding sequence GTGAAGGTCGGCTGCGTCGGGCTCGGCGACATCGCGCGGAAGGCGTACCTGCCGGTGCTCGGCACCCAACCGGGGCTCGAACTCCATCTGCAGACACGCACGCCCGCCACCCTCACCCGCGTCGCCGACAGCCTCCACCTCCCGCCCGGCCGACGGCACACCGACCTCGATTCGCTGCTGGCCCAGGACCTCGACGCGGCCTTCGTGCACGCGCCCACCCAGGTCCACCCCGAGATCGTGGAACGCCTGCTGAGGGCGGGTGTGCCGACGTACGTCGACAAGCCTCTCGCGTACGAACTCGCCGACTCCGAACGGCTCGTACGGCTCGCGGAGGAGCGCGGCGTCGGGCTCGCCGTGGGGTTCAACCGGCGGTTCGCGCCCGGGTACACGCAGTGCGCCGACCATCCGCGCGAGCTGATCCTGATGCAGAAGAACCGCATCGGTCTGCCCGAGGTGCCGCGCACGATGGTCCTGGACGACTTCATCCACGTCGTGGACACCCTGCGGTTCCTGGTCCCGGGCGAGATCGAGGACGTGACCGTACGGGCCCGGACCGAGGACGGCCTGCTGCACCACGTCGTGCTCCAGCTCTCCGGGGCCGGATTCACCGCGCTCGGTGTCATGAACCGGCTCAGCGGCTCTGCGGAGGAGATCCTGGAGGTCTCCGGACAGGACACCAAGCGGCAGGTGGTGAACCTCGCCGAGGTGATCGACCACAAGGGACAGCCGTCCCTGCGGCGGCGGGGCGACTGGGTGCCGGTGGCCCGGCAGCGCGGCATCGAGCAGGCGGTGCTCGCCTTCCTCGACGCGGTGCGCGCGGGCAGGGTGCTCAGCGCGCGGGACGCGCTGGCGACCCATGAGCTGTGCGAGCGGGTGGTGCGGGCGGTGGAGGACCGCTCCGCCGCCTGA
- the fabG gene encoding 3-oxoacyl-ACP reductase FabG has translation MSTTEQRVAVVTGGARGIGAATAVRLAAEGRAVAVIDLDEAACKDTVEKITAAGGRALAVGCDVSDEAQVEAAVTRIAEELGAPTILVNNAGVLRDNLLFKMSASDWDTVMNVHLRGAFLMAKAVQKYMVEAKFGRIVNLSSSSALGNRGQVNYSAAKAGLQGFTKTLAIELGKFGVTANAVAPGFIVTDMTAATAARVGMGFEDFQAAAATQIPVQRVGRPEDIAGAIAYFTGEDAGFVSGQVLYVAGGPLN, from the coding sequence ATGTCCACCACTGAGCAGCGTGTCGCCGTGGTCACGGGTGGCGCGCGCGGCATCGGCGCCGCGACCGCCGTACGACTGGCCGCCGAAGGGCGGGCCGTCGCGGTGATCGACCTCGACGAGGCCGCGTGCAAGGACACCGTGGAGAAGATCACCGCCGCCGGCGGCAGGGCGCTCGCGGTCGGCTGCGACGTCTCCGACGAGGCCCAGGTCGAGGCCGCCGTCACCCGGATCGCCGAGGAGTTGGGCGCCCCGACGATCCTGGTGAACAACGCGGGCGTGCTCCGCGACAACCTGCTGTTCAAGATGAGCGCGTCCGACTGGGACACGGTCATGAACGTGCACCTGCGCGGCGCCTTCCTGATGGCGAAGGCAGTGCAGAAGTACATGGTCGAGGCCAAGTTCGGCCGGATCGTGAACCTGTCCTCGTCGTCCGCGCTCGGCAACCGGGGCCAGGTCAACTACTCGGCCGCCAAGGCCGGTCTGCAGGGCTTCACCAAGACCCTGGCCATCGAGCTCGGCAAGTTCGGCGTCACCGCCAACGCGGTCGCCCCCGGCTTCATCGTCACCGACATGACCGCCGCCACCGCCGCCCGCGTCGGCATGGGCTTCGAGGACTTCCAGGCCGCCGCGGCCACCCAGATCCCCGTCCAGCGCGTGGGCCGCCCGGAGGACATCGCCGGAGCCATCGCCTACTTCACGGGCGAGGACGCCGGTTTCGTCTCCGGCCAGGTGCTGTACGTCGCCGGCGGACCGCTCAACTAA
- a CDS encoding uracil-DNA glycosylase: MTDIAMLPESWRGVLGDELQQPYFKELTEFVEEERAKGPVYPPREQVFAALDATPYESVKVLILGQDPYHGEGQGHGLCFSVRPGVKTPPSLRNIYKEMQAELGTPIPDNGYLMPWAQQGVLLLNAVLTVRSGEANSHKGKGWEKFTDAVIRAVADRPDPAVFVLWGNYAQKKLPLIDEERHIVVKGAHPSPLSAKKFFGSQPFTQINEAIARQGHEAIDWTIPNLG; encoded by the coding sequence GTGACCGACATCGCGATGCTGCCCGAGTCCTGGCGCGGGGTCCTGGGGGACGAGCTGCAGCAGCCCTACTTCAAGGAACTCACCGAGTTCGTCGAGGAGGAGCGTGCCAAGGGGCCCGTCTACCCTCCCCGTGAGCAGGTCTTCGCCGCGCTCGACGCCACCCCGTACGAGAGCGTGAAGGTGCTGATCCTCGGCCAGGACCCGTACCACGGCGAAGGCCAGGGCCACGGGCTGTGCTTCTCCGTGCGGCCCGGGGTGAAGACCCCGCCCTCGCTGCGGAACATCTACAAGGAGATGCAGGCCGAGCTGGGCACCCCGATCCCGGACAACGGTTATCTGATGCCGTGGGCCCAGCAGGGCGTGCTGCTGCTCAACGCTGTCCTCACGGTCCGCTCCGGCGAGGCCAACTCGCACAAGGGCAAGGGCTGGGAGAAGTTCACCGACGCCGTGATCCGCGCGGTGGCCGACCGGCCCGACCCGGCGGTCTTCGTACTGTGGGGCAACTACGCGCAGAAGAAGCTCCCGCTGATCGACGAGGAGCGCCACATCGTGGTCAAGGGCGCGCACCCCTCGCCGCTGTCGGCCAAGAAGTTCTTCGGCTCCCAGCCGTTCACGCAGATCAACGAGGCCATCGCCCGGCAGGGGCACGAGGCGATCGACTGGACGATCCCGAACCTCGGCTGA
- a CDS encoding ABC transporter substrate-binding protein produces the protein MFNRNRYLPPLAVIASISMVTGCGVFSSDASDEADPIVVGTTSMPSTLDPAAAWDSSWELMRNVFQPLLGYSPGGSEPEPDAAESCEFTDSSSTVYSCTLREGLKFSNGHTLDAKAVKYSFDRIKKINVNGGPAGLLTTLSRVQTKGDREVVFHLSQPDATFPLVLTTPAMSIVDPEEYPADKLREGGDIAASGPYNLASYDEGKTAELVRNDNYKGIADHKNSAVTIKYFTQSDEMVKALKSKDISVIYRGLGASDIVDIQANHDEEGLEIVENPTTEISYLVFNPKDPWAKNPAVRKAVAQVLDRPALAHNIYKDTVEPLYSMIPRGLVGHTTGFFDDYGNPSATKAKSILTEAGITETVPLQLWYTTDRYGSQTKPAFEELKRQLEASGLFEVTLKSRPWKTYSEGYQKGEYPVFGRGWNPDFNDADNFIAPFVGKQNALGTPYDAPEITDKLIPESRAESDRGAVGEEFEEAQQILVDDARLIPLWQGKAYTAANEEIAGLENVIDPATMMIMWQLSWKTSW, from the coding sequence GTGTTCAACCGGAACCGATACTTGCCGCCACTCGCGGTGATCGCGTCCATATCCATGGTGACCGGGTGTGGTGTGTTCTCCTCGGACGCCTCCGACGAAGCGGACCCCATCGTCGTGGGGACCACCAGCATGCCGAGCACGCTGGACCCGGCCGCGGCCTGGGACAGCTCCTGGGAGCTGATGCGCAACGTCTTCCAGCCCCTCCTCGGCTACTCGCCCGGCGGGTCCGAGCCCGAGCCGGACGCCGCCGAGAGCTGCGAGTTCACGGACAGCTCCAGCACGGTGTACAGCTGCACGCTGCGTGAGGGCCTGAAGTTCTCCAACGGGCACACGCTGGACGCCAAGGCCGTCAAGTACTCGTTCGACCGGATCAAGAAGATCAACGTCAACGGTGGCCCCGCCGGTCTGCTGACCACCCTCTCCCGGGTGCAGACCAAGGGTGACCGCGAGGTCGTCTTCCACCTCAGCCAGCCCGACGCGACCTTCCCGCTGGTGCTCACCACGCCCGCGATGTCGATCGTGGACCCCGAGGAGTACCCCGCGGACAAGCTCCGCGAGGGCGGGGACATCGCGGCCTCCGGGCCCTACAACCTCGCCTCCTACGACGAGGGCAAGACGGCCGAGCTGGTCCGCAACGACAACTACAAGGGCATCGCGGACCACAAGAACTCCGCTGTCACCATCAAGTACTTCACGCAGTCGGACGAGATGGTCAAGGCCCTCAAGAGCAAGGACATCTCGGTCATCTACCGGGGTCTCGGCGCCTCGGACATCGTGGACATCCAGGCCAACCACGACGAGGAGGGGCTCGAGATCGTGGAGAACCCCACCACCGAGATCAGCTATCTGGTGTTCAACCCCAAGGACCCCTGGGCGAAGAATCCCGCGGTCCGCAAGGCGGTCGCCCAGGTCCTCGACCGGCCGGCGCTCGCCCACAACATCTACAAGGACACCGTCGAGCCGCTCTACTCCATGATCCCCCGGGGTCTGGTCGGCCACACGACGGGCTTCTTCGACGACTACGGCAACCCCAGCGCGACCAAGGCGAAGTCCATCCTCACCGAGGCCGGCATCACCGAAACGGTTCCCCTCCAGCTCTGGTACACCACCGACCGGTACGGCTCCCAGACCAAGCCGGCCTTCGAGGAGCTGAAGCGGCAGCTGGAGGCGTCCGGACTGTTCGAGGTCACGCTGAAGAGCCGCCCGTGGAAGACCTACTCCGAGGGCTACCAGAAGGGCGAGTACCCGGTCTTCGGGCGCGGCTGGAACCCCGACTTCAACGACGCCGACAACTTCATCGCCCCCTTCGTGGGCAAGCAGAACGCGCTCGGCACGCCGTACGACGCCCCCGAGATCACGGACAAGCTGATCCCGGAGTCGCGCGCCGAGAGCGACCGCGGCGCCGTGGGCGAGGAGTTCGAGGAAGCCCAGCAGATCCTCGTGGACGACGCCCGGCTGATCCCGCTGTGGCAGGGCAAGGCGTACACGGCCGCCAACGAGGAGATCGCCGGCCTCGAGAACGTCATCGACCCCGCGACGATGATGATCATGTGGCAGCTGTCGTGGAAGACCAGCTGGTAA
- a CDS encoding DinB family protein: MTDLRTEPSVTAGERAMLEGWLDYHRETLALKCEGLDDAQLRTASVPPSQLSLLGLVRHMAEVERIWFRKVLVDDDRGPIYFSDADPDGEFHLTEADTWEEAYGTWQAEIAIARRNAEGFALDDVAKAVHRRSGEAPSLRWLYTHMIEEYARHNGHADLLRERIDGATGY, from the coding sequence ATGACCGACCTGCGCACCGAACCCTCCGTCACCGCCGGCGAACGGGCCATGCTGGAGGGCTGGCTCGACTACCACCGGGAGACCCTCGCGCTGAAGTGCGAGGGTCTGGACGACGCCCAGTTGCGGACCGCCTCGGTGCCGCCCTCGCAGCTCTCCCTCCTCGGGCTCGTACGGCACATGGCGGAGGTCGAGCGCATCTGGTTCCGCAAGGTGCTCGTGGACGACGACCGGGGCCCGATCTACTTCAGCGACGCGGACCCGGACGGGGAGTTCCACCTCACCGAGGCCGACACCTGGGAGGAAGCGTACGGCACCTGGCAGGCGGAGATCGCGATCGCCCGCCGCAACGCCGAGGGCTTCGCCCTGGACGACGTCGCCAAGGCCGTGCACCGACGGTCGGGCGAGGCACCGAGCCTGCGGTGGCTCTACACCCACATGATCGAGGAGTACGCCCGGCACAACGGCCACGCGGACCTGCTCCGGGAGCGCATCGACGGGGCCACCGGATACTGA
- a CDS encoding HipA family kinase — protein sequence MLRNVTATRYITPLREGGSLPGLVEGEDLGTYVLKFTGAGQGRKTLVAEVVCGELARRLGLRVPGLVTVDLDPVLGLGEPDERVQELIKGSGGTNLGMNFLARAIGFDPLAFEVSPEEAGRIVWFDALINNVDRSWRNPNLLMWHGELWLIDHGATMIWHHNWPGARASAAKPYAAGDHALARFGPDVAAAAAELAPLVTEELLAEVTAEIPDVWLTDEPGFETPDALRRAYAEPLLVRAADVHERIEGIK from the coding sequence ATGCTGAGAAATGTCACTGCGACCCGCTACATCACGCCTCTGCGGGAGGGTGGGTCCCTGCCGGGGCTCGTCGAGGGCGAGGACCTCGGCACGTACGTCCTGAAGTTCACCGGCGCGGGGCAGGGCCGCAAGACGCTCGTTGCGGAGGTGGTCTGCGGGGAGCTGGCCCGGCGGCTCGGGCTGCGGGTGCCCGGCCTCGTCACCGTCGACCTCGATCCCGTCCTGGGCCTCGGTGAACCCGACGAGCGGGTGCAGGAGCTGATCAAGGGAAGCGGCGGCACCAACCTGGGCATGAACTTCCTGGCCCGGGCCATCGGCTTCGATCCGCTGGCCTTCGAGGTCAGCCCCGAGGAGGCCGGGCGGATCGTCTGGTTCGACGCACTGATCAACAACGTCGACCGATCCTGGCGCAACCCCAATTTGCTGATGTGGCACGGCGAGCTGTGGCTCATCGACCACGGCGCCACCATGATCTGGCACCACAACTGGCCCGGCGCCCGCGCCTCCGCCGCCAAGCCGTACGCCGCCGGCGACCACGCCCTGGCCCGCTTCGGCCCCGACGTCGCGGCGGCCGCCGCCGAGCTCGCACCCCTGGTCACCGAGGAACTGCTCGCCGAGGTGACCGCCGAGATCCCCGACGTCTGGCTGACGGACGAGCCCGGCTTCGAGACACCGGACGCGCTGCGGCGGGCGTACGCGGAACCCCTGCTCGTCCGCGCCGCCGACGTGCACGAACGCATCGAGGGGATCAAGTGA
- a CDS encoding DUF3037 domain-containing protein → MSDRFLGTGATGQDVYEYALLRIVPRIERGECFNAGVLVYSRSRALVAARTHLDEAKLLALDPGADVAGVRAALRAVEGVCAGGEAAGQAAGDDAGRRFRWLVAPRSTVVQAGPVHTGLTADPAAEAERLLALLVK, encoded by the coding sequence GTGAGCGACCGCTTCCTGGGGACCGGCGCGACCGGGCAGGACGTCTACGAGTACGCGCTGCTGCGGATCGTGCCCCGGATCGAGCGCGGCGAGTGCTTCAACGCGGGCGTCCTCGTGTACAGCCGTTCCCGGGCCCTGGTGGCGGCCCGTACGCACCTCGACGAGGCCAAGCTGCTCGCCCTCGACCCCGGGGCGGACGTCGCCGGCGTACGCGCCGCGCTGCGCGCCGTGGAGGGCGTGTGCGCCGGGGGAGAGGCGGCCGGGCAGGCCGCCGGCGACGACGCCGGACGGCGGTTCCGCTGGCTTGTCGCGCCCCGGTCGACGGTCGTCCAGGCGGGCCCCGTGCACACTGGGCTCACCGCGGATCCGGCGGCGGAGGCCGAGCGGCTGCTCGCCCTGCTGGTGAAGTGA
- a CDS encoding MBL fold metallo-hydrolase, translating to MTAEALHPLPSRPALLTFVGGVGTVTGSKFLVESDHARVLIDCGLFQGLADLRRRNWRGLPCDAEDIEAVVVTHAHLDHCGYLPRLVRHGFRGRIVTTEFTARLMEIVLRDSAKLQMETAQHANEHGWSKHRPARPLYDDSDVDRTLKLLDPVPTCTPTDIAAGTRLTLHPAGHILGSAWARLTLEDGHTLAVSGDLGRPGHPLLLPPEPFSGADVLLMESTYGKRRHEEDTARDHFASVLTRTLARGGTVVIPAFALDRTEVVLHELAELRREGRLPADVPVYVDSPMALAALDVYRDAALTRAAELRPEVTEAGTAAFSPEPFLAARSIQDSVDISRAGGPAVIVSASGMATGGRVLHHLRRLLPDPRNAVVVVGFAAQGTRARDLVDGAKALKMFGEYVPVRATVADVPHFSAHADAAQIIDWLRGAEAPQTTYLVHGEPDAAEALRDRIDRTLGWTAVVPRPGERVLVR from the coding sequence ATGACCGCTGAGGCACTGCATCCCTTGCCTTCCCGGCCCGCGCTGCTGACGTTCGTGGGCGGTGTCGGGACGGTCACCGGCAGCAAGTTCCTCGTGGAGAGCGACCACGCACGCGTCCTGATCGACTGCGGGCTCTTCCAGGGCCTCGCCGATCTGCGCAGGCGCAACTGGCGCGGCCTGCCCTGCGACGCCGAGGACATCGAGGCGGTGGTGGTCACCCACGCTCACCTGGACCACTGCGGATACCTGCCCCGACTGGTGCGGCACGGCTTCAGGGGACGGATCGTGACCACGGAGTTCACCGCCCGGCTCATGGAGATCGTGCTGCGGGACAGCGCGAAGCTGCAGATGGAGACGGCCCAGCACGCCAACGAGCACGGCTGGTCCAAACACCGGCCCGCCCGGCCGCTGTACGACGACTCGGACGTGGACCGCACCCTGAAGCTCCTCGACCCTGTGCCCACCTGCACGCCGACCGACATCGCCGCGGGCACCCGGCTGACACTGCACCCCGCCGGGCACATCCTCGGCTCGGCCTGGGCCCGGCTCACCCTGGAGGACGGGCACACCCTGGCAGTCAGCGGCGACCTCGGCCGGCCGGGCCATCCCCTGCTTCTCCCTCCCGAGCCGTTCTCCGGGGCGGATGTACTGCTGATGGAGTCGACGTACGGCAAGCGGCGGCACGAGGAGGACACCGCACGAGACCACTTCGCGAGTGTACTGACGCGCACCCTCGCCCGCGGTGGCACCGTCGTCATCCCGGCCTTCGCCCTCGACCGCACCGAGGTCGTCCTGCACGAACTCGCCGAGCTCCGCCGCGAGGGCCGGCTCCCGGCCGATGTGCCGGTGTACGTCGACAGCCCCATGGCCCTGGCCGCCCTGGACGTCTACCGGGACGCCGCCCTCACCCGGGCAGCGGAGCTGCGCCCCGAGGTCACGGAGGCGGGCACGGCCGCGTTCAGCCCCGAGCCGTTCCTCGCCGCACGGTCGATCCAGGACTCCGTCGACATCAGCCGGGCCGGCGGACCGGCCGTCATCGTCTCGGCGTCCGGCATGGCCACCGGCGGACGCGTTCTGCACCACCTGCGGCGCCTGCTGCCCGACCCGCGCAACGCCGTCGTCGTGGTGGGCTTCGCGGCACAGGGCACCCGCGCCCGTGACCTGGTCGACGGTGCCAAGGCGCTGAAGATGTTCGGCGAGTACGTCCCGGTGCGCGCCACCGTCGCCGACGTACCGCACTTCTCGGCCCACGCCGACGCCGCTCAGATCATCGACTGGCTGCGCGGTGCCGAGGCCCCGCAGACGACGTACCTGGTGCACGGAGAGCCCGACGCGGCCGAGGCGCTGCGCGACCGTATCGACCGGACCCTGGGCTGGACCGCCGTCGTGCCGCGTCCCGGGGAGCGGGTCCTCGTCCGGTGA